In one Dunckerocampus dactyliophorus isolate RoL2022-P2 chromosome 9, RoL_Ddac_1.1, whole genome shotgun sequence genomic region, the following are encoded:
- the LOC129187305 gene encoding sterol 26-hydroxylase, mitochondrial-like, with product MAAALLWQRVMQRSPVIVAQVLRRSRSTSSTPRPLAASQDKPRTAGDLLRVSFLELLYRMVFQGFYSRSHELQLYEKQLYGPIYIDGLKTVSLNTPKLLEELLRNEEKFPSRGDMSFWKEYRDMKGFGYGPLTEEGESWYKLRVLLNKRMMRPKDSALYGSIINAVVTDFIKRLYYVRQCSPSGDLVMNLANEFYYFSLESIGTILFETRLGALEKDIPAGTQQFMESIHKMFSNSLAVVAMPKWSRNLLPYWGRYIDGWEGIFSFAKPLIDKKLEDIQQRIANNQEVEGEYLTYLLSNTEMSTKDVYGSIAELLLAGVDTTSNTLTWTIHLLSKYPEVQEKLYEEVSLGKADGTPSAEEVTRMPYLRAVIKEALRMYPIIPLNARVITEKSVVLGGYQFPKNTAFTFCHYAISHDDETFPEPFTFKPERWLRDGRERPNPFGSIPFGYGVRGCVGRRIAELEMYLALFQIIRLFEIKPDPTVGEVKGLNRTVLIPDRPINVYLVDRG from the exons ATGGCTGCTGCATTGCTGTGGCAGAGAGTGATGCAAAGGAGCCCAGTCATTGTGGCTCAAGTCTTGAGGAGGTCGAGGAGCACGTCCTCTACTCCGCGCCCTCTTGCAGCCTCCCAGGACAAGCCTCGGACTGCGGGGGACCTCCTACGTGTCAGCTTCTTGGAGCTGCTTTATAGAATGGTGTTTCAAGGCTTCTACAGCCGCTCACATGAACTACAG CTGTATGAAAAGCAACTTTACGGGCCCATATACATCGATGGATTGAAGACTGTGTCCCTGAACACTCCAAAGCTACTGGAGGAACTCTTGAGGAATGAGGAGAAGTTTCCTAGCCGAGGAGATATGTCTTTTTGGAAAGAATATCGTGATATGAAGGGATTCGGCTACGGACCTTTAACTGA GGAGGGGGAGAGTTGGTACAAGCTGAGGGTCTTGTTGAACAAGCGCATGATGCGTCCAAAAGACTCTGCACTATACGGCAGCATCATCAATGCTGTGGTTACGGACTTCATAAAAAGGCTCTATTATGTGCGCCAATGCAGCCCGTCAGGAGATTTGGTGATGAATTTGGCCAATGAGTTTTACTATTTTTCACTAGAAA gtATTGGCACGATATTGTTTGAGACCAGACTCGGCGCTCTTGAAAAGGACATCCCAGCAGGTACCCAACAGTTTATGGAATCCATACATAAGATGTTTTCCAACAGCCTCGCTGTGGTGGCAATGCCCAAGTGGAGCCGAAACCTACTACCATACTGGGGACGCTACATCGATGGATGGGAGGGCATCTTCAGCTTTG CCAAACCGTTGATTGACAAGAAGTTGGAGGACATTCAGCAGCGCATTGCCAACAACCAGGAAGTGGAAGGAGAGTACTTAACATACCTGCTTTCAAACACTGAGATGAGTACTAAAGATGTGTATGGTAGCATCGCTGAGCTCCTCTTAGCTGGAGTGGACACG ACCTCCAATACTCTTACCTGGACTATTCACCTGCTGTCCAAGTACCCTGAAGTCCAGGAGAAGCTTTATGAAGAAGTGTCATTGGGTAAAGCCGATGGGACCCCTTCTGCTGAGGAGGTAACCCGTATGCCGTATTTAAGGGCTGTCATCAAGGAAGCACTGAG GATGTATCCAATCATCCCTCTGAACGCAAGGGTCATTACCGAAAAGAGTGTTGTCCTTGGTGGATATCAGTTTCCCAAAAAT ACTGCTTTCACATTTTGCCACTACGCCATCAGTCATGATGACGAAACATTCCCAGAGCCGTTCACCTTTAAGCCAGAGAGATGGCTCCGTGATGGCCGAGAGAGGCCAAACCCTTTTGGCTCTATCCCATTCGGTTATGGAGTGAGAGGCTGTGTTGGGCGAAGAATTGCCGAGCTTGAGATGTATCTGGCTTTATTTCAG ATAATCAGGCTGTTTGAAATCAAACCAGACCCCACAGTGGGAGAGGTGAAAGGTCTCAACCGCACTGTTCTCATACCAGACAGACCAATAAATGTATACTTGGTGGACAGGGGATGA